A single Triticum dicoccoides isolate Atlit2015 ecotype Zavitan chromosome 2A, WEW_v2.0, whole genome shotgun sequence DNA region contains:
- the LOC119359726 gene encoding wall-associated receptor kinase 5-like yields MQVFLKLCLGLVLLVAKYAPGTAVPSSDCPSQCGTVEIPYPFGIGLDCSLSQGFNISCKVQDGVFKPFKGDFEVLDISLTRGTIRVLNYITAYCYNASTASMKFFGRYDGYVGRPSSLYRLSDIQNRFTVIGCNALAFISDYNGTGYQGLGVATCRNLSDLADGSCSGMGCSQTAIPKRMFYYDTTFLKGVNTSEIWEFNPCSYAVLMEAAAFRFSTTYINTNNFNDTYNGRVPMVLDWAMRDVKSCDVAKQNMTGIYACLSTNSECVDSTNDQGYICNCTNGYEGNPYLQDGCKNVNECSHGPCPSDGYCHNVGGEYRCSCRLGKKYVKESNTCNPNIGLIIGVIMGLFGLMVIIMIIVFWGQMTIQTRKLNKVKKEYFRQHGGLILFDRMKSEKGLAFTVFSEAQLIRATDNYNSSRILGKGGHGTVYKGIINNMPVAIKRCAVVDERQKKEFGQEMLILSQINHKHVVKLLGCCLEVEIPILVYEFVLNDTLFELIHGKNQALQISFSTLLRIAHEAAEGLSFLHSFASPPIIHGDVKTSNILLDDNYMAKVSDFGASILAPSDKEQFVTMVKGTCGYLDPEYMQTCQLTDKSDVYSFGVILLEILTGQLPLKLEGSEKQRSLALIFLSAMKENNLNDVLVSHVKGQESMELLAGLADLAKKCLDMCGDNRPSMKEVADELNRMRKLSLHPWVRIDVEPEAENLLGQESISGYEIELSGYPVGESENQPINPRSSYYAR; encoded by the exons ATGCAAGTGTTTTTGAAGCTTTGCCTCGGTCTCGTATTGCTTGTAGCAAAGTATGCACCTGGAACTGCGGTTCCTAGTTCAGATTGCCCAAGTCAGTGTGGTACCGTTGAGATACCGTACCCATTCGGTATCGGACTGGACTGCTCACTCTCTCAAGGCTTCAACATCAGTTGCAAGGTCCAAGATGGCGTCTTCAAGCCATTCAAAGGCGACTTTGAGGTGCTGGACATTTCCTTGACTCGTGGCACGATCCGGGTGCTCAACTACATCACGGCCTACTGTTACAACGCCTCTACAGCGAGCATGAAGTTTTTCGGCCGTTACGACGGCTATGTAGGCCGACCTTCCTCCCTCTACCGGCTCTCCGACATTCAGAACAGGTTCACCGTCATCGGGTGCAACGCCCTCGCCTTTATATCCGACTACAATGGCACTGGCTATCAAGGCTTGGGCGTCGCAACGTGCCGCAACTTGTCAGACTTGGCAGACGGATCCTGCTCTGGTATGGGCTGCTCCCAGACTGCAATACCGAAGAGGATGTTTTACTACGACACAACCTTCTTGAAAGGGGTCAACACAAGTGAAATATGGGAGTTCAACCCTTGCAGCTATGCGGTACTGATGGAGGCAGCGGCATTCAGGTTCAGCACAACGTATATAAACACCAACAATTTCAATGACACATATAATGGAAGGGTGCCTATGGTTCTTGACTGGGCTATGAGAGATGTGAAGTCATGTGATGTTGCAAAACAGAATATGACCGGTATTTATGCATGCCTTAGCACCAACAGTGAGTGTGTGGATTCCACCAATGATCAAGGGTACATATGCAATTGCACCAATGGTTATGAAGGCAACCCTTATCTTCAAGATGGATGCAAAA ATGTTAATGAATGCAgtcacggcccatgcccttcagatGGCTATTGTCACAATGTCGGTGGAGAATACCGGTGTTCTTGTCGACTTGGAAAAAAATATGTCAAAGAAAGCAATACATGCAACCCTAATATCGGCTTAATAATAG GAGTTATAATGGGATTATTCGGCCTGATGGTTATCATCATGATCATTGTCTTCTGGGGACAGATGACAATTCAAACGAGAAAACTTAATAAAGTTAAGAAGGAGTATTTTCGCCAGCATGGAGGCTTGATTTTGTTTGATAGGATGAAATCAGAGAAAGGTCTTGCTTTTACTGTATTTTCAGAAGCTCAACTCATACGTGCCACCGACAACTACAATAGTAGCAGAATACTTGGAAAAGGAGGCCATGGGACAGTCTATAAAGGGATAATAAACAACATGCCAGTGGCAATTAAAAGATGTGCAGTGGTTGATGAAAGACAAAAAAAGGAATTCGGCCAAGAGATGCTCATTTTATCTCAAATCAATCACAAGCATGTTGTCAAGCTCTTGGGTTGTTGTCTTGAGGTGGAAATTCCGATTCTAGTATATGAATTTGTCCTAAACGATACACTGTTCGAGCTTATCCATGGCAAGAACCAAGCATTACAAATATCCTTCAGTACTCTCTTAAGGATTGCTCATGAAGCAGCTGAAGGACTTAGCTTCCTCCATTCATTTGCATCTCCCCCAATAATTCATGGTGATGTGAAAACTTCCAACATCTTGCTTGATGATAACTATATGGCCAAAGTGTCAGACTTTGGAGCCTCCATACTAGCCCCATCCGACAAAGAGCAGTTTGTCACAATGGTTAAAGGTACTTGTGGTTACCTTGATCCCGAGTACATGCAAACATGCCAGTTAACAGACAAAAGCGATGTGTACAGCTTTGGAGTTATCCTTTTAGAGATTCTCACGGGTCAGTTGCCACTAAAGCTCGAGGGGTCTGAGAAGCAAAGAAGCTTGGCATTGATTTTCTTGTCAGCCATGAAGGAGAATAACCTAAATGATGTGCTGGTTAGCCACGTAAAAGGCCAAGAGAGCATGGAGTTGCTGGCAGGACTTGCAGACCTAGCTAAGAAATGCCTAGATATGTGTGGTGACAATAGACCATCTATGAAAGAAGTCGCTGATGAGCTCAACAGAATGAGGAAACTTTCACTACATCCCTGGGTACGGATCGATGTTGAGCCAGAAGCAGAAAACCTTCTTGGGCAAGAATCTATTAGTGGGTATGAAATAGAATTAAGTGGGTATCCCGTGGGCGAAAGTGAGAACCAGCCCATAAATCCAAGAAGTTCCTATTATGCAAGGTGA